In Ptychodera flava strain L36383 chromosome 17, AS_Pfla_20210202, whole genome shotgun sequence, one genomic interval encodes:
- the LOC139115279 gene encoding uncharacterized protein isoform X1 — protein sequence MAERRKPVIKWTKSKYNLKKFTKNYQLPQIVKVISGWCGSDEHETISSGQILRVARMSEQPRVVAEDELGLHISIPKDCPHLFNVLPSSEHANNSYTIEEILAAFSLPRKIQLVKDDGMFITVDGQKKHEYPFGVLKLLKTHKVSYLVCNSLTPTGVTRQPVILPMYITIEVVVGEGLVTGTKKQWEEYQRLRTQAVESHMNLEEVKGNEGISIYDAADVHVKRKANVKEETIYEEIEPKILRISSLRGTSGGITGGIDYSDSTATYEDIIEVKDIFRAEVKEGMPTPSIPPEDKTLPAPGTYMRVVSELGQYEKPSRTAFRSSTGERHLASSGEDARKSSAIPHTKSMSLPPDKSYVFLRPRPAVPAETTTTKPAIPVKPVVGFKGRAMDQKTTELPDKVDGLSVLEVCNCLKTLNMSKYVNNFEENDIDGNLLCGLTADIMQSDLGMTKLHAIKLEKFINGWRPQYK from the exons ATGGCCGAAAGAAGAAAACCCGTTATCAAGTGGACCAAATCCAagtacaatttgaagaaatttacaaaaaactaTCAGTTGCCGCAGATCGTGAAGGTCATAAGTGGCTGGTGTGGCAGCGATGAGCACGAAACCATTTCAAGCGGCCAG ATCCTGAGAGTAGCTAGAATGTCCGAACAACCACGTGTGGTTGCAGAGGACGAACTGGGGCTACACATCAGCATACCGAAGGATTGCCCGCACCTATTCAACGTTCTTCCTTCAAGTGAACATG CGAACAATTCCTACACCATCGAAGAGATTTTGGCGGCGTTCTCCCTGCCGAGGAAAATACAACTCGTAAAGGACGACGGAATGTTTATCACTGTCGATGGACAGAAGAAGCATGAATATCCCTTTGGAGTTCTCAAGTTATTGAAAACTCACAAAGTGTCCTACCTTGTCTGCAATTCATTGACACCAA CTGGGGTCACAAGACAGCCTGTTATACTGCCAATGTATATCACCATAGAGGTTGTGGTAGGTGAAGGGTTAGTGACAGGAACAAAGAAACAGTGGGAGGAATATCAACGTCTACGAACACAAGCCGTAGAAAGCCATATGAACTTAGAAGAGGTGAAAGGAAACGAAG GTATATCAATTTACGATGCTGCTGATGTCCACGTGAAGAGAAAAGCAAATGTGAAAGAAGAAACAATTTATGAAGAAATTGAACCGAAAATCTTGCGAATCTCCTCATTGAGAGGCACATCGGGTGGAATTACGGGAGGCATTGACTACTCTGATTCGACAGCAACATACGAGGATATAATTGAAGTGAAGGACATCTTTAGGGCTGAAGTAAAGGAAGGGATGCCTACACCGTCGATACCGCCAGAAGACAAGACGTTGCCTGCGCCTGGAACGTATATGCGCGTTGTGTCGGAGTTGGGGCAGTATGAGAAGCCGTCTCGCACTGCATTTCGAAGCTCTACTGGAGAGCGCCACCTTGCGAGTTCTGGTGAAGATGCTCGCAAAAGTTCTGCAATACCGCACACCAAGTCGATGTCTTTACCACCTGATAAATCATACGTCTTCTTAAGACCGCGGCCTGCTGTTCCCGCTGAAACGACCACAACTAAACCCGCGATTCCCGTCAAACCAGTGGTTGGTTTCAAAGGTCGAGCCATGGATCAAAAGACAACAGAGCTCCCGGACAAAGTAGATGGATTGAGCGTTCTTGAAGTTTGCAATTGCCTAAAAACCTTAAACATGTCAAAATACGTGAACAACTTCGAAGAAAATGACATTGACGGCAATCTTCTTTGCGGACTGACTGCAGACATCATGCAGAGTGACCTAGGAATGACCAAACTGCACGCCATTAAACTGGAAAAGTTCATCAATGGATGGCGCCCTCAATACAAATAA
- the LOC139115279 gene encoding uncharacterized protein isoform X2, protein MSEQPRVVAEDELGLHISIPKDCPHLFNVLPSSEHANNSYTIEEILAAFSLPRKIQLVKDDGMFITVDGQKKHEYPFGVLKLLKTHKVSYLVCNSLTPTGVTRQPVILPMYITIEVVVGEGLVTGTKKQWEEYQRLRTQAVESHMNLEEVKGNEGISIYDAADVHVKRKANVKEETIYEEIEPKILRISSLRGTSGGITGGIDYSDSTATYEDIIEVKDIFRAEVKEGMPTPSIPPEDKTLPAPGTYMRVVSELGQYEKPSRTAFRSSTGERHLASSGEDARKSSAIPHTKSMSLPPDKSYVFLRPRPAVPAETTTTKPAIPVKPVVGFKGRAMDQKTTELPDKVDGLSVLEVCNCLKTLNMSKYVNNFEENDIDGNLLCGLTADIMQSDLGMTKLHAIKLEKFINGWRPQYK, encoded by the exons ATGTCCGAACAACCACGTGTGGTTGCAGAGGACGAACTGGGGCTACACATCAGCATACCGAAGGATTGCCCGCACCTATTCAACGTTCTTCCTTCAAGTGAACATG CGAACAATTCCTACACCATCGAAGAGATTTTGGCGGCGTTCTCCCTGCCGAGGAAAATACAACTCGTAAAGGACGACGGAATGTTTATCACTGTCGATGGACAGAAGAAGCATGAATATCCCTTTGGAGTTCTCAAGTTATTGAAAACTCACAAAGTGTCCTACCTTGTCTGCAATTCATTGACACCAA CTGGGGTCACAAGACAGCCTGTTATACTGCCAATGTATATCACCATAGAGGTTGTGGTAGGTGAAGGGTTAGTGACAGGAACAAAGAAACAGTGGGAGGAATATCAACGTCTACGAACACAAGCCGTAGAAAGCCATATGAACTTAGAAGAGGTGAAAGGAAACGAAG GTATATCAATTTACGATGCTGCTGATGTCCACGTGAAGAGAAAAGCAAATGTGAAAGAAGAAACAATTTATGAAGAAATTGAACCGAAAATCTTGCGAATCTCCTCATTGAGAGGCACATCGGGTGGAATTACGGGAGGCATTGACTACTCTGATTCGACAGCAACATACGAGGATATAATTGAAGTGAAGGACATCTTTAGGGCTGAAGTAAAGGAAGGGATGCCTACACCGTCGATACCGCCAGAAGACAAGACGTTGCCTGCGCCTGGAACGTATATGCGCGTTGTGTCGGAGTTGGGGCAGTATGAGAAGCCGTCTCGCACTGCATTTCGAAGCTCTACTGGAGAGCGCCACCTTGCGAGTTCTGGTGAAGATGCTCGCAAAAGTTCTGCAATACCGCACACCAAGTCGATGTCTTTACCACCTGATAAATCATACGTCTTCTTAAGACCGCGGCCTGCTGTTCCCGCTGAAACGACCACAACTAAACCCGCGATTCCCGTCAAACCAGTGGTTGGTTTCAAAGGTCGAGCCATGGATCAAAAGACAACAGAGCTCCCGGACAAAGTAGATGGATTGAGCGTTCTTGAAGTTTGCAATTGCCTAAAAACCTTAAACATGTCAAAATACGTGAACAACTTCGAAGAAAATGACATTGACGGCAATCTTCTTTGCGGACTGACTGCAGACATCATGCAGAGTGACCTAGGAATGACCAAACTGCACGCCATTAAACTGGAAAAGTTCATCAATGGATGGCGCCCTCAATACAAATAA
- the LOC139115280 gene encoding uncharacterized protein: MKKSMKCIYVIRMLSRRRLILAITIGLIIFFFYVLRFESKSRTGVARKQKARPKEINLEELKNLTIKRHEVIGASNKQGEDFGFLMPKERFVVPNIAHFIWFTCHTFRFENLISLLSVHRIMRADKIYFHTDCEPDGKLWQEARQLIPTLIVAHRTRPSVIFDKKLNPMWPEHSADIARLEILMETGGVFLDTDVIVVAPLEPLRYYDYVAGRSSDGYLSNGIILATKDSEFLRRFYKSYVEYENDCWDCNSVTKHHDLAVQNSALIHVEPTSLNTPSPDQWEQALLGKFDWKHDHFTIHVWFRKFRDGGKRKFTFTPQNIKLLDTSFGEMCRYIYFGNPDLVKPGF, from the exons ATGAAGAAAAGTATGAAATGCATTTACGTTATCCGGATGCTGAGCAGGCGAAGGCTTATACTCGCCATCACGATTGGTTTGATTATCTTTTTCTTCTATGTCCTCCGCTTTGAGAGCAAATCCAGAACAGGGGTAGCACGTAAACAAAAG GCAAGGCCGAAAGAAATAAACCTAGAGGAATTAAAAAACTTGACCATTAAAAGGCACGAAGTTATCGGAGCATCGAATAAACAGGGAGAAGACTTTGGATTTTTGATGCCGAAGGAGCGTTTTGTGGTGccaaatattgctcattttataTGGTTCACGTGTCATACAttcagatttgaaaatttgataagTCTACTGAGCGTCCACAGGATAATGAGAGCAGATAAAATCTATTTTCACACCGACTGCGAACCTGACGGGAAACTATGGCAGGAAGCGCGGCAGTTGATCCCCACATTGATTGTGGCTCATCGAACACGTCCGTCAGTGATATTTGACAAGAAACTAAATCCGATGTGGCCGGAGCATTCGGCCGACATTGCTAGATTGGAGATCCTTATGGAGACCGGAGGGGTTTTCTTGGATACCGACGTCATCGTCGTTGCTCCGCTGGAACCGTTGCGGTACTACGACTACGTCGCAGGCAGGTCCTCCGACGGATACCTCAGTAACGGAATCATACTAGCGACCAAGGATTCTGAATTTCTGCGGAGGTTTTATAAGAGTTACGTCGAGTACGAGAACGACTGCTGGGATTGCAATTCGGTCACCAAACACCACGACCTGGCCGtacagaacagcgccctcatacaTGTAGAACCCACAAGTCTCAATACACCGTCTCCTGACCAATGGGAGCAGGCACTTTTGGGAAAGTTTGACTGGAAACATGACCATTTTACTATCCATGTCTGGTTTAGAAAATTCAGAGATGGCGGTAAACGGAAGTTTACCTTCACTCCTCAAAATATTAAACTACTTGACACTTCCTTCGGTGAAATGTGTCGATATATCTACTTCGGCAATCCAGATCTAGTTAAACCAGGATTCTGA